One stretch of Cygnus olor isolate bCygOlo1 chromosome 1, bCygOlo1.pri.v2, whole genome shotgun sequence DNA includes these proteins:
- the LOC121069413 gene encoding histone H2A.J, with the protein MSGRGKQGGKVRAKAKSRSSRAGLQFPVGRVHRLLRKGNYAERVGAGAPVYMAAVLEYLTAEILELAGNAARDNKKTRIIPRHLQLAIRNDEELNKLLGKVTIAQGGVLPNIQAVLLPKKTESHKAKSK; encoded by the coding sequence ATGTCTGGCCGCGGGAAGCAGGGCGGTAAAGTCAGGGCCAAGGCCAAGTCGCGCTCGTCGCGGGCCGGGCTGCAGTTCCCCGTGGGCCGCGTGCACCGGCTGCTGCGGAAAGGTAACTACGCGGAGCGGGTCGGGGCTGGAGCGCCCGTCTACATGGCGGCCGTGCTGGAGTACCTGACGGCCGAGATCCTGGAGCTGGCGGGCAACGCGGCCCGCGACAATAAGAAGACGCGCATCATCCCCCGCCACCTGCAGCTGGCCATCCGCAACGACGAGGAGCTCAACAAGCTGCTGGGCAAGGTCACCATCGCGCAGGGCGGGGTGCTGCCCAACATCCAGGCCGTGCTGCTGCCCAAGAAGACCGAAAGCCATAAGGCTAAGAGCAAATAA